One Methanolobus sp. WCC4 DNA segment encodes these proteins:
- a CDS encoding class I SAM-dependent methyltransferase family protein, which translates to MRRSCIKVLKKGGEPIRRILLEMDLLDNSARIASKEEFLYLPLTRDPVEAELKVITGEFELTEQEFEEQKGQLKLEDLLDEVPHFEIIGDIALIEDDVPEPEKTAEAIMKVKKNVKTVLAAISPVEGEFRTRRFRTVAGENKTSTVHREYGSRYLIDLERAYFTPRLATERSRILGQIREGQTVVDMFAGVGPYSIMIARKSQDIRVIAIDKNPDAVEFLRHNVELNSVANVEAIEGDANVEAERFAGVADHVIMNLPHNANEFLDAAVKLCARNAVIHYYDITPEDDLFESSLKLIEKAADRAGRSVEVVDTRVVRSYAPHQFNVCIEVRVL; encoded by the coding sequence ATGAGAAGAAGTTGCATCAAGGTCTTGAAGAAAGGCGGTGAACCGATACGCAGGATACTGCTGGAAATGGACCTGCTGGACAATTCCGCACGAATTGCTTCAAAAGAAGAATTCCTCTACCTGCCACTTACCAGAGATCCCGTGGAAGCAGAACTTAAAGTTATCACCGGAGAATTCGAACTGACAGAACAGGAGTTCGAAGAACAGAAAGGGCAACTGAAACTCGAGGACCTGCTGGATGAAGTACCACATTTTGAGATAATAGGCGATATCGCACTCATAGAGGATGATGTCCCGGAACCTGAGAAAACGGCTGAAGCCATCATGAAGGTGAAGAAGAACGTAAAGACCGTTCTTGCTGCCATAAGTCCCGTAGAGGGAGAGTTCAGAACCCGCAGGTTCAGGACAGTTGCTGGAGAGAATAAGACCTCAACTGTCCACAGAGAGTATGGTTCCAGATATCTCATCGACCTTGAGAGAGCATATTTCACTCCCCGTCTTGCAACAGAGAGGTCAAGGATACTGGGCCAGATCAGGGAAGGACAGACAGTTGTGGATATGTTCGCAGGTGTTGGTCCCTACAGCATCATGATAGCAAGGAAAAGTCAGGACATCCGTGTTATTGCAATTGACAAGAACCCGGATGCAGTGGAATTCCTGAGGCACAATGTCGAACTTAATTCGGTAGCTAATGTCGAGGCCATAGAAGGTGATGCCAACGTCGAGGCTGAGAGGTTTGCCGGAGTTGCCGACCATGTGATAATGAACCTGCCACATAATGCAAATGAATTCCTTGATGCAGCCGTGAAGCTTTGCGCCCGGAATGCGGTAATACATTACTATGATATCACACCTGAAGACGACCTCTTTGAGAGCTCATTGAAGTTGATAGAGAAAGCAGCAGACAGAGCCGGAAGGTCTGTCGAGGTTGTTGATACACGTGTTGTCCGTTCGTATGCTCCGCACCAGTTCAACGTCTGTATTGAAGTGAGAGTGCTTTGA
- a CDS encoding LysE family transporter, whose protein sequence is MFELLEMLGIGFVLGLTGALVPGPMLFVTIDTSLKRGWKAGPEVFIGHAILEFLVCILIIYGITSVSDNTVMAISILGGATLVIFGLITIKNAKGAAGSIHEHNKSTSRPVLSGVITSASNPYFWIWWLAAGSALILQGLEIGIFAAAIFMAGHWLADLGYFTVVSTSFSKGKKLMSPKVYERVLLSCGLFLVLFGSWFIIGI, encoded by the coding sequence ATGTTCGAACTGCTGGAGATGCTGGGAATTGGATTTGTTCTGGGATTGACAGGAGCACTTGTACCCGGACCAATGCTTTTTGTGACAATAGACACTTCCCTGAAAAGAGGATGGAAAGCAGGTCCGGAGGTATTTATCGGTCATGCGATCCTTGAATTCCTGGTCTGCATCCTGATAATCTATGGTATTACGTCAGTGAGTGACAACACCGTAATGGCAATATCAATACTGGGAGGAGCCACCCTTGTGATATTCGGTCTTATCACAATAAAAAATGCAAAAGGTGCAGCAGGCTCAATACATGAGCACAACAAAAGCACTTCCAGACCGGTGCTTTCAGGAGTTATCACATCAGCATCAAACCCATATTTCTGGATATGGTGGCTTGCTGCCGGGAGTGCACTTATACTTCAGGGACTTGAGATCGGTATTTTTGCAGCGGCGATATTCATGGCAGGACACTGGCTTGCAGACCTCGGATATTTCACTGTTGTTTCCACATCTTTCAGCAAAGGGAAAAAACTAATGTCCCCAAAGGTTTATGAAAGGGTACTGCTCTCTTGTGGTCTGTTCCTTGTCCTGTTCGGGTCATGGTTCATAATAGGTATATAA
- a CDS encoding transcription initiation factor IIB, protein MVEVERVRYSDTSEREKIRAMIKARKEKDKTAEVEKAKVQCPECGSRNLAQDYERAELVCSDCGLVVDAEFVDEGPEWRAFDHDQRMKRSRVGAPMTYTIHDKGLSTMIDWRNRDSYGKSISSKNRAQLYRLRKWQRRIRVSNATERNLAFALSELDRMASALGLPRTVRETAAVVYRKAVDKNLIRGRSIEGVAAAALYAACRQCSVPRTLDEIGEVSRVSRKEIGRTYRFISRELSLKLMPTSPIDYVPRFCSGLNLKGEVQSRGVEILRQASEKELTSGRGPTGVAAAAIYIASILCGERRTQREVADVAGVTEVTIRNRYKELAEELDIEIIL, encoded by the coding sequence ATGGTCGAAGTTGAAAGGGTACGATATTCCGATACCTCCGAAAGGGAGAAGATACGTGCAATGATCAAAGCACGTAAAGAGAAAGATAAGACAGCTGAGGTTGAGAAGGCAAAGGTCCAGTGTCCTGAGTGTGGCAGCCGCAACCTTGCACAGGACTACGAGAGAGCTGAACTCGTATGTTCCGACTGTGGACTTGTGGTTGACGCTGAGTTCGTTGACGAAGGACCAGAATGGCGTGCTTTTGATCATGACCAGAGAATGAAGCGTTCCCGTGTGGGTGCACCAATGACCTACACGATACACGACAAAGGTCTGTCCACTATGATCGACTGGAGGAACCGTGACTCATACGGTAAATCCATTTCATCAAAGAACAGGGCACAGCTTTACAGGCTTAGAAAATGGCAACGTAGGATAAGAGTAAGTAACGCTACGGAAAGGAACCTTGCGTTCGCACTGTCCGAACTTGACCGTATGGCATCAGCTCTTGGTCTGCCAAGGACCGTGCGTGAGACTGCCGCAGTAGTATACAGGAAGGCAGTTGACAAGAACCTCATCCGTGGAAGGAGCATTGAAGGTGTTGCAGCAGCAGCATTGTATGCAGCATGCCGTCAGTGCAGTGTTCCAAGAACACTTGACGAGATAGGAGAAGTATCAAGGGTAAGCAGGAAAGAGATAGGAAGGACATACCGTTTCATCTCAAGAGAGCTTTCACTGAAACTTATGCCAACCTCACCAATAGACTATGTACCAAGGTTCTGTTCAGGACTTAACCTCAAAGGAGAAGTTCAGTCCAGAGGTGTCGAGATCCTGAGGCAGGCTTCCGAGAAGGAACTTACCAGTGGACGTGGTCCTACAGGTGTAGCTGCAGCAGCTATCTACATCGCATCAATCCTTTGTGGCGAGCGCCGTACTCAGCGTGAGGTCGCCGATGTTGCAGGTGTAACTGAAGTTACCATCCGTAACAGGTACAAGGAACTTGCAGAAGAGCTTGACATTGAGATCATCCTCTGA
- a CDS encoding Gar1/Naf1 family protein: MKRLGQILHISKQNELVVRGDRKEFTGSMKDLPRINSFALDRSIKPIGKVSSIFGPVDQPYFTLKPEKRVIASGLEKLVNERVYVQ, from the coding sequence ATGAAAAGATTAGGTCAGATCCTGCATATTTCGAAGCAGAATGAACTTGTTGTCAGAGGCGACAGGAAAGAGTTCACCGGTTCTATGAAAGACTTACCAAGAATTAACTCTTTTGCTCTGGACAGGTCCATTAAGCCAATTGGAAAGGTTTCCAGCATTTTTGGTCCTGTTGACCAGCCTTATTTTACTTTGAAACCTGAGAAGAGAGTTATAGCTTCCGGACTGGAAAAGCTTGTAAACGAGCGGGTTTACGTTCAATGA
- the ppdK gene encoding pyruvate, phosphate dikinase — translation MAENKFVYFFGNEETEGKNSMKDLLGGKGANLAEMANLGIPVPPGFTITTEVCLLYLKDGDYSTEVVDQINNAISQLEKVTGKKFGDNNNPLLVSVRSGARVSMPGMMDTVLNLGLNDDTVAGLAKKTGNERFAYDSYRRFLTMFGDVVLDIEHHRFESVLSAKKKELGVELDTDLDANVLKELVEEFKGIIRDSIGTDFPQDPRQQLQMAIDAVFNSWNNQRAITYRRLNNIPGEWGTAVNVQSMVYGNMGETSGTGVAFTRDPATGDKRFFGEYLINAQGEDVVAGIRTPEPISTLHETMPESYATLETIYKKLEDHFRDMQDIEFTIEDGKLYMLQTRTGKRTAAAALKIAVDMVEEGLIDKRTAVTRVSPEQIDRLLHPTIDPSSEYESVATGLPASPGAAVGKVVFTAEHAEEMAKNDEKVILVRTETSPEDIGGMDAAQGILTVRGGMTSHAAVVARGMGKPCVAGCGSVSIDINACTFSVSDVTVNEGDFVTIDGSTGDLIIGEVELTTPGVSSELHTLLAWADEIREMGVRTNADTPHDAQVAREFGAEGIGLCRTEHMFFGEDRIPAVREMILAEDTEVRKAALQKLLPMQKEDFMGLFKVMEGLPVTIRLLDPPLHEFLPKHEELADKLRALEAEGGSAEEMESIKQVMERVESMVETNPMLGHRGCRLGITYPEIYEMQVRAIIEAACELKTSGMDIVPEIMIPLISHVNELASTKKDLVEVTESVMAEKDCKLDYLVGTMIELPRAALTADQIAKEAEFFSFGTNDLTQTTFGFSRDDAGKFLPFYIENSILENDPFAVLDQEGVGELVRTGIEKGRSTRPDLKIGICGEHGGEPSSVKFGYNIGLNYVSCSPFRVPIARLAAAQAVIEKQDNS, via the coding sequence GTGGCAGAAAATAAATTCGTGTATTTTTTCGGGAACGAAGAAACTGAAGGCAAAAATAGTATGAAAGATCTGCTAGGTGGCAAAGGGGCCAACCTTGCAGAAATGGCCAACCTGGGAATCCCTGTTCCGCCAGGATTTACTATAACAACGGAAGTTTGTTTACTGTATCTTAAAGATGGGGACTATTCTACAGAGGTCGTTGACCAGATAAACAACGCAATATCACAACTCGAAAAGGTAACTGGTAAGAAGTTCGGGGATAATAATAATCCGCTACTTGTTTCTGTCAGGTCCGGTGCAAGGGTATCCATGCCTGGAATGATGGATACCGTCCTGAACCTTGGTCTTAACGATGACACCGTTGCAGGTCTCGCAAAGAAGACCGGTAATGAGAGGTTCGCCTACGACAGTTATCGCAGGTTCCTCACCATGTTCGGAGATGTTGTGCTCGATATAGAACATCACAGGTTCGAATCTGTCCTGAGTGCAAAGAAGAAGGAACTTGGTGTCGAGCTTGACACGGATCTTGATGCTAATGTCCTGAAGGAACTCGTCGAGGAGTTCAAAGGTATCATCAGGGACAGCATAGGAACTGATTTCCCACAGGATCCTCGCCAGCAGCTCCAGATGGCCATCGATGCAGTTTTCAACTCATGGAACAACCAGCGTGCTATCACCTACAGGCGCCTCAACAACATTCCAGGTGAATGGGGCACTGCCGTGAATGTCCAGTCCATGGTCTATGGTAACATGGGTGAGACATCCGGTACAGGTGTAGCATTCACAAGGGATCCTGCAACAGGTGACAAGCGTTTCTTCGGTGAGTATCTTATCAATGCACAGGGAGAGGATGTCGTTGCAGGTATAAGGACACCTGAACCGATCTCAACACTCCATGAGACAATGCCTGAGTCCTATGCGACCCTTGAGACTATCTACAAGAAACTGGAGGACCACTTCAGGGACATGCAGGATATCGAGTTCACGATAGAGGATGGCAAATTATACATGCTGCAGACAAGGACCGGTAAACGAACCGCTGCGGCGGCGCTTAAGATCGCGGTCGATATGGTCGAAGAAGGTCTTATCGATAAACGAACAGCTGTAACACGTGTCTCTCCTGAACAAATTGATCGTCTTTTGCATCCAACCATTGATCCTTCTTCTGAATATGAATCCGTTGCCACCGGTCTTCCCGCATCCCCGGGAGCCGCTGTTGGTAAAGTTGTTTTCACTGCAGAGCATGCAGAGGAAATGGCAAAGAACGACGAAAAGGTCATCCTTGTCCGTACTGAAACATCACCTGAGGACATCGGCGGTATGGATGCGGCACAGGGAATACTTACTGTCAGGGGTGGAATGACATCCCATGCAGCCGTAGTTGCAAGAGGCATGGGTAAACCATGTGTGGCAGGCTGTGGTTCAGTAAGTATCGATATCAATGCATGCACTTTTTCTGTATCTGACGTCACCGTTAATGAAGGGGACTTTGTGACCATCGATGGTAGCACAGGAGATCTCATCATCGGTGAGGTCGAACTAACAACTCCTGGTGTCAGCAGTGAACTTCACACACTTCTTGCATGGGCTGATGAGATAAGGGAAATGGGTGTCAGGACCAATGCAGACACACCACACGATGCTCAGGTAGCAAGGGAGTTCGGTGCTGAAGGTATCGGTCTCTGCAGAACGGAACACATGTTCTTCGGAGAGGACCGTATCCCTGCAGTAAGGGAAATGATCCTCGCAGAAGATACCGAAGTAAGGAAAGCTGCACTTCAGAAGCTCCTTCCTATGCAGAAGGAAGACTTCATGGGTCTTTTCAAGGTCATGGAAGGTCTGCCTGTAACTATCCGTCTGCTTGACCCTCCACTGCATGAGTTCCTTCCAAAGCATGAAGAACTTGCAGATAAGCTCAGGGCACTTGAGGCAGAAGGTGGCAGTGCTGAAGAGATGGAGAGCATAAAACAGGTCATGGAACGCGTAGAGTCCATGGTCGAGACAAACCCGATGCTCGGACACCGCGGTTGCCGTCTTGGTATCACCTATCCTGAGATCTATGAGATGCAGGTGCGTGCTATCATTGAGGCAGCATGTGAACTGAAGACCAGTGGAATGGACATAGTTCCTGAGATAATGATCCCATTGATATCACATGTCAATGAACTCGCTTCTACCAAGAAGGATCTTGTTGAAGTTACAGAATCCGTAATGGCTGAGAAGGACTGCAAGCTGGATTATCTGGTAGGTACCATGATCGAGCTTCCAAGGGCAGCCCTCACAGCAGATCAGATAGCAAAGGAAGCAGAGTTCTTCTCATTCGGAACCAATGACCTTACACAGACAACTTTTGGTTTCAGCCGTGATGATGCAGGCAAGTTCTTACCATTCTATATCGAGAACTCGATACTCGAGAATGACCCCTTCGCAGTCCTTGATCAGGAAGGCGTTGGTGAGCTTGTAAGGACAGGTATCGAGAAAGGACGTTCCACAAGGCCTGATCTTAAGATAGGTATCTGTGGTGAACATGGCGGAGAACCAAGCTCTGTAAAGTTCGGATACAACATCGGACTTAACTATGTAAGCTGCTCCCCATTCCGTGTGCCTATTGCAAGGCTGGCAGCAGCACAGGCAGTAATTGAGAAGCAGGATAACTCCTGA
- a CDS encoding polyprenyl synthetase family protein — protein sequence MDLIEEIKKRSVHVDKGIEEYLPIDKPYELYKAARYLPDAGGKRLRPATVILAAEAVGSDLETALPAAVAVELVHNFTLVHDDIMDRDDIRRGMPAVHVKWGEAGAILAGDTLYSKAFEILTHAPGEPERNLRCIDILSKTCRDICEGQWMDVEFEDRTDVTKEEYLEMIEKKTGVLYAASMQIGAILGGASEEVSDAFYECGRLIGIAFQIYDDVIDMTTPEEVLGKVRGSDLMEGKKTLIAIHALNKGVDLKIFGKGEATTEEINEAVKQLEDAGSIDYVRDLALGYIAKGKELLDVVEDSEAKTILLAIADYMITRSY from the coding sequence ATGGATCTTATAGAAGAGATTAAAAAACGTTCAGTGCACGTTGATAAAGGAATAGAGGAATACCTTCCGATCGACAAACCATATGAACTTTACAAGGCAGCACGATACCTGCCTGACGCAGGAGGTAAAAGACTTCGTCCGGCAACGGTCATCCTTGCAGCAGAAGCTGTGGGATCCGACCTTGAGACCGCGCTTCCGGCTGCTGTGGCTGTGGAACTTGTCCACAATTTCACACTCGTCCATGACGATATCATGGACAGGGATGATATCCGCCGCGGAATGCCTGCAGTACATGTCAAATGGGGAGAGGCAGGAGCCATCCTTGCCGGAGATACCCTTTATTCAAAGGCTTTTGAGATACTCACCCACGCACCAGGAGAACCTGAAAGGAATCTGAGATGTATCGACATACTTTCCAAGACCTGCAGGGATATCTGTGAAGGCCAGTGGATGGATGTCGAGTTCGAGGACCGCACGGATGTCACAAAGGAAGAATACCTTGAGATGATCGAGAAGAAGACCGGTGTGCTCTATGCAGCTTCAATGCAGATCGGTGCCATCCTTGGTGGTGCATCCGAAGAGGTCTCCGATGCATTCTACGAGTGTGGAAGACTGATCGGTATCGCTTTCCAGATATATGATGATGTCATTGATATGACCACCCCGGAGGAAGTTCTCGGAAAGGTCAGAGGCAGTGACCTCATGGAAGGAAAGAAGACCCTCATCGCCATACACGCCCTGAACAAAGGTGTTGACCTCAAGATATTCGGCAAGGGAGAGGCAACAACAGAAGAGATCAACGAGGCAGTCAAACAGCTTGAAGATGCAGGCTCCATCGATTATGTAAGAGACCTTGCACTCGGCTACATAGCAAAGGGCAAAGAACTCCTCGATGTTGTTGAGGACTCCGAAGCAAAGACGATCCTTCTGGCAATAGCAGATTATATGATCACAAGATCATACTGA
- a CDS encoding RNase J family beta-CASP ribonuclease translates to MTEIGIIAVGGYNEMGRNMTAIRINDDIIIIDMGLRLDRVQIHEDVETDKMHSLELIEMGAIPDDTIMKEVNGNVRAIVCTHGHLDHIGAIPKLAHRYAAPIIGTPYTTTLIKHQIESERKFGVKNNIVSMKAGETMEITKDISIEFVNTQHSIIDTVFVVIHTSSGSIVYACDFKLDRTPTLGEAPDFDRLKELGEEGVIALITESTNAGRNGKAPSERIAHSMLRDVLLETEESDVGMIVTTFASHVARVNSIVQFAQEMDRIPVLMGRSMERYIATAHQMGYIELPENVEIYGNRREIDKAFARIMEGGKDKYLPVVTGHQGEPGAVLGRVAAGETPFKIDKGDRIIFSANIIPNPMTQANRYALETKLKMKGARIYDNVHVSGHAYREDHWELLRMLKPEHVIPAHGTIKMHSEYIQMAEDSGYILGDTLHLLRNGEELYIEEE, encoded by the coding sequence ATGACTGAAATAGGAATCATTGCAGTTGGCGGCTATAATGAAATGGGCCGCAATATGACTGCTATCAGGATCAATGACGATATCATCATCATTGATATGGGCCTCCGTCTGGACAGGGTCCAGATACATGAGGACGTAGAGACCGATAAGATGCATTCACTTGAACTTATCGAGATGGGGGCAATTCCCGATGATACCATCATGAAAGAGGTCAATGGAAATGTACGTGCGATCGTATGTACACACGGACATCTTGACCACATCGGTGCAATACCAAAACTTGCACACAGGTATGCTGCTCCTATCATAGGAACACCTTATACAACAACCCTCATAAAACACCAGATCGAATCCGAGAGGAAATTCGGTGTCAAGAACAACATCGTATCAATGAAGGCCGGCGAGACCATGGAGATCACAAAGGATATCTCCATCGAGTTCGTCAACACACAGCACAGTATAATCGATACGGTCTTTGTTGTCATCCACACCTCAAGCGGTTCAATTGTCTATGCATGTGACTTCAAGCTCGACAGAACCCCAACACTTGGTGAGGCACCTGATTTCGACAGGCTCAAGGAACTTGGAGAAGAAGGGGTTATTGCACTTATCACAGAGAGTACAAACGCAGGACGCAATGGGAAGGCCCCATCTGAGAGGATAGCCCACTCCATGCTCAGGGACGTACTCCTTGAGACTGAGGAATCCGATGTCGGTATGATCGTTACCACCTTCGCGTCACATGTGGCTCGTGTGAACTCCATCGTCCAGTTCGCACAGGAAATGGACAGGATACCAGTCCTTATGGGAAGGTCCATGGAAAGATACATCGCGACAGCCCACCAGATGGGATACATAGAACTTCCTGAGAATGTAGAGATATACGGGAACCGCAGGGAGATCGATAAGGCATTTGCCAGGATAATGGAAGGCGGCAAGGACAAATACCTCCCGGTAGTCACAGGACACCAGGGAGAACCCGGCGCAGTTCTCGGAAGGGTAGCTGCAGGAGAGACACCATTCAAGATCGACAAGGGTGACAGGATCATATTCTCAGCCAATATCATTCCAAATCCAATGACACAGGCTAACCGCTATGCACTTGAGACAAAGTTGAAGATGAAAGGAGCCAGGATATATGACAATGTGCATGTTTCAGGACATGCATACCGTGAGGACCACTGGGAGCTTCTCAGGATGCTCAAGCCGGAACATGTAATACCTGCACACGGAACCATCAAGATGCACAGCGAGTACATACAGATGGCAGAGGATTCAGGCTACATACTTGGAGATACGCTTCACCTTCTGAGGAATGGAGAGGAACTCTATATCGAAGAAGAGTGA
- the fni gene encoding type 2 isopentenyl-diphosphate Delta-isomerase: MIMSTSRRKIEHLELCAASPVESRKVGPGFNDVMLVHRALPEMDMDDIDLSTDFLGKEMNAPFMIASITGGHPETTAVNAALAEAAEELGVGIGVGSQRAAIEDPSQEESFRVVRDRAPNAFVYGNIGAAQIREYGIDGIEKIIDMIDADALAVHLNFLQEAIQPEGDRDASGALEVIEDICSLDVPVIIKETGAGISHEDAFILKQAGASAIDVGGVGGTSWSGVEVYRARERKDMGSESLGELFWDFGIPTVPSIVECSVSLPVIATGGLRTGLDIAKSIALGASVGSAALPFVEPAMKGKEEVVSSIQHMINELKVAMFLCGCRNVNDLHHAPAVVSGWTREYLELRGFNVKDLAMRSTNNDLLAI; encoded by the coding sequence ATTATTATGAGCACTTCCAGGAGAAAGATAGAGCACCTAGAGCTATGCGCTGCAAGTCCGGTAGAATCAAGGAAAGTGGGACCAGGTTTCAATGATGTGATGCTGGTGCACAGGGCTCTGCCTGAGATGGATATGGATGACATAGACCTGTCCACGGATTTTCTGGGAAAGGAAATGAACGCCCCATTTATGATCGCATCCATTACTGGTGGACACCCTGAAACAACTGCCGTGAATGCTGCACTAGCAGAAGCAGCAGAAGAGCTCGGTGTAGGCATAGGTGTCGGCAGCCAGAGAGCAGCGATCGAGGACCCCTCACAGGAGGAGTCTTTCCGTGTTGTCAGGGACAGGGCACCCAATGCATTTGTCTATGGTAACATCGGTGCTGCACAGATCAGGGAATATGGTATCGATGGTATTGAAAAGATAATCGATATGATCGATGCAGATGCCCTCGCAGTCCATCTGAACTTCCTTCAGGAGGCCATACAGCCGGAAGGTGACAGGGATGCTTCAGGAGCACTGGAAGTTATCGAAGACATATGCTCACTGGATGTGCCGGTGATCATCAAAGAGACCGGAGCAGGCATCTCACACGAGGATGCATTCATACTGAAACAGGCAGGTGCATCTGCAATCGATGTAGGTGGTGTGGGAGGTACCAGCTGGTCCGGTGTGGAAGTGTATCGTGCAAGGGAAAGAAAGGACATGGGATCCGAATCACTTGGAGAGTTGTTCTGGGACTTCGGGATACCAACCGTCCCAAGCATAGTCGAATGCAGTGTATCATTGCCGGTCATAGCTACCGGCGGACTCAGAACCGGACTGGACATAGCAAAATCAATTGCACTCGGTGCCTCAGTTGGAAGTGCCGCACTTCCATTCGTTGAACCTGCAATGAAAGGTAAGGAAGAGGTCGTAAGCAGTATCCAGCATATGATCAACGAGCTCAAAGTGGCAATGTTCCTTTGTGGCTGCAGGAATGTTAACGACCTGCATCATGCACCTGCTGTTGTAAGTGGGTGGACAAGGGAATATCTGGAACTGCGCGGTTTCAATGTGAAAGACCTTGCCATGCGTTCAACGAATAACGACCTTCTGGCAATTTAA
- a CDS encoding isopentenyl phosphate kinase, whose product MDNKDITILKIGGSVITDKSADDGAARMDEIRRIAGEIVGFEGKLIIVHGAGSFGHPQVKRFGLTGKFDHTGSIVTHMSVRELNTMVVETLNDAGVNALPVHPMACAVSENSRIKSMFLEQIEEMLENGFVPVLHGDMVMDTELGTSVLSGDQIVPYLAIEMKASRIGIGSAEEGVLDNQGKVIPNISNENFSEIKEYLGGSANTDVTGGMLGKVLELLNLSERSSSTSYIFNAGNAGNVSGFLNGNNIGTAISGAGTRQI is encoded by the coding sequence ATGGACAATAAAGATATCACCATCCTGAAGATAGGCGGTAGTGTCATCACCGATAAGAGTGCAGATGACGGTGCTGCAAGAATGGATGAGATCAGACGTATTGCCGGCGAAATAGTCGGTTTTGAAGGAAAGCTTATCATTGTACACGGAGCAGGATCCTTCGGACATCCACAGGTCAAACGTTTCGGACTTACAGGAAAGTTCGACCACACAGGATCGATAGTAACACACATGTCCGTAAGGGAACTCAACACAATGGTCGTTGAAACCCTGAACGATGCAGGGGTTAACGCATTGCCGGTACACCCCATGGCCTGTGCAGTATCAGAGAACAGCCGCATAAAGAGCATGTTCCTTGAACAGATAGAGGAGATGCTTGAGAACGGCTTTGTACCTGTTTTGCATGGTGACATGGTAATGGATACCGAGCTCGGGACATCCGTCCTGTCCGGGGACCAGATCGTCCCATATCTTGCAATAGAGATGAAAGCCTCAAGGATAGGGATAGGAAGCGCTGAAGAAGGGGTCCTTGACAACCAAGGCAAGGTTATACCAAATATCAGTAATGAGAACTTCAGTGAGATTAAGGAATATCTCGGTGGTTCGGCCAATACCGATGTAACAGGCGGCATGCTGGGAAAAGTACTTGAGCTTTTAAACCTTAGTGAAAGATCAAGCAGTACTTCTTATATATTCAATGCAGGGAATGCAGGGAACGTATCCGGTTTCCTGAACGGGAATAATATAGGCACCGCGATATCAGGTGCAGGGACAAGACAAATTTAA
- a CDS encoding mevalonate kinase has product MITCSAPGKVYLFGEHAVVYGESAICCAVELRTKVHVEKSDDIIIESTLGTTGIDHAIHPYVSYAIEKMQPLADIKGIRIVIESELPVGSGLGSSAAVTVATIKALDLLFECKLSLEDIAEMAHEVERMVQGNASPTDTYVSTMGGVVMIPQRKRLPLIECPIVIGNTNRFSSTKELVGNVAKLRNEFPDIIEPILSDIGQMSLLAEELVHEKDYGTIGRLMNVNQGLLDAIGVGSAELSDLVYAARNNGAISSKITGAGGGGCMIALAEDDTASSIAKAIEDAGGEAIITRNTKEGVRLETLNGQ; this is encoded by the coding sequence GTGATCACATGTTCTGCACCCGGGAAGGTTTACCTCTTTGGTGAACACGCAGTAGTTTACGGAGAGAGTGCTATCTGTTGTGCTGTGGAACTGCGCACAAAGGTCCATGTTGAGAAGAGTGACGACATAATAATAGAGTCGACCCTCGGGACAACCGGGATCGATCACGCGATCCATCCGTATGTATCCTATGCCATCGAGAAGATGCAGCCGTTAGCTGATATTAAAGGCATAAGGATCGTTATCGAATCGGAACTGCCCGTTGGTTCGGGACTTGGTTCATCCGCAGCTGTGACCGTTGCCACGATCAAGGCACTTGATCTGCTTTTTGAATGTAAGCTATCCCTTGAGGATATTGCAGAGATGGCACACGAAGTTGAAAGGATGGTTCAGGGGAATGCAAGCCCTACTGACACATATGTCAGTACCATGGGCGGTGTTGTGATGATACCGCAAAGGAAAAGACTTCCGCTTATCGAATGTCCCATTGTGATAGGGAACACTAACAGATTCTCCTCTACGAAGGAACTTGTAGGGAATGTTGCAAAACTTCGAAACGAATTCCCCGACATCATCGAACCCATACTCTCCGATATAGGACAGATGTCATTACTTGCCGAGGAACTTGTCCATGAAAAGGACTATGGGACCATAGGCAGGCTGATGAACGTCAATCAGGGACTGCTGGATGCCATTGGTGTGGGTAGTGCAGAACTCTCCGACCTGGTATACGCAGCACGCAACAACGGTGCCATAAGCTCCAAGATCACAGGAGCAGGTGGCGGTGGATGCATGATAGCACTGGCAGAGGATGATACAGCCTCCTCGATCGCAAAGGCCATTGAGGATGCAGGCGGAGAAGCGATAATCACCAGGAACACGAAAGAAGGTGTACGACTGGAGACATTGAATGGACAATAA